From a single Lactococcus allomyrinae genomic region:
- a CDS encoding TetR/AcrR family transcriptional regulator, protein MVKTDDLRVKRTRKLITQAFFALLRKKKFEKISIQEIADSAMINRATFYAHYADKQDLYDSLVDDFLTSFTTILDEENLVDGSNVHVKEIETVLTRFYEFVRENPELAQIITDRAHEQSLMDRFLEILSERYAELFEKLEVRERDVIVPNDFVISYISSILVGTLDWWVNSSKQMSAKNFAHLIIKLISNGHLTVLGVNINRES, encoded by the coding sequence ATGGTTAAAACCGATGATTTACGCGTAAAAAGAACCCGAAAGCTGATTACTCAAGCTTTTTTCGCTCTATTACGCAAGAAAAAATTTGAAAAAATTTCCATTCAGGAAATTGCGGACTCTGCGATGATTAATCGTGCTACTTTTTATGCGCACTATGCTGACAAGCAAGATTTATACGATAGCCTAGTAGATGATTTTCTGACGAGCTTCACGACAATCTTGGATGAAGAAAACCTCGTTGATGGTAGCAATGTCCATGTCAAAGAAATCGAAACAGTACTGACACGCTTTTATGAATTTGTCAGAGAAAATCCCGAACTTGCGCAGATTATTACTGATAGAGCGCACGAACAAAGCTTGATGGATCGCTTTTTAGAAATCCTATCTGAACGTTATGCCGAACTTTTCGAAAAATTGGAAGTTCGCGAAAGAGATGTGATTGTTCCTAACGACTTTGTCATTTCCTATATCAGTTCAATCTTAGTCGGAACTTTAGACTGGTGGGTCAATTCCTCAAAACAAATGAGTGCCAAAAATTTTGCTCACCTCATTATCAAGCTCATTTCCAACGGACATCTTACCGTGCTGGGCGTTAACATTAATCGTGAAAGCTAA
- a CDS encoding NAD(P)/FAD-dependent oxidoreductase: MKVIIIGASHAGIACARRTREEFPDAQVIIYEKQEQISFVSQSIPIYLMGKDDLLKNGGYATVESLYDEGIIVKTQTIIRKIDTAKKQIFFTQNNSNEIHSTSYDKLVLAVGSYPVLPNFSGSYRDKVYTVKNISDAKNIAQLIGKAKKVIVVGAGFIGVEISQILAKRGLEVTLVQAHHYILNKYLDEVPARSIERMLEKEGVKLSLSTYPTNITEPNQPTLGSAITLFTNNDKVFEADAIIYSTGFQPNTFLLKGQAELGERGAIEVDEYMQTSSPDVFAIGDCATSTVYRLKGTHYLPHAAEALRQGEIAAINLAKPILKLRPSQNTYNMNLDERSICSVGMTKTSAEQNGYKCGIVNYRNTYLNSDKYINAYMVYEKETHQILGLQIEGTSPEIPSYSDLISLAIQYDLTAEDLEFSDFYFKHSYKNPGGIIRPLVKLIRKEDTQSH, from the coding sequence ATGAAAGTAATCATTATCGGAGCCTCTCATGCTGGAATCGCCTGTGCAAGACGAACACGAGAAGAATTTCCAGATGCACAAGTCATTATTTACGAAAAACAAGAACAAATCAGTTTTGTTTCCCAATCCATTCCCATCTACTTGATGGGCAAGGACGACTTACTAAAAAATGGTGGATATGCAACAGTTGAAAGTTTGTACGATGAAGGAATTATTGTAAAAACCCAAACGATTATCAGAAAAATTGATACAGCAAAAAAACAAATCTTTTTCACTCAAAACAACTCTAACGAAATTCACAGCACTTCCTATGACAAACTCGTCCTTGCGGTCGGTTCTTATCCCGTATTACCAAACTTTAGTGGAAGTTATCGCGATAAAGTTTACACCGTAAAAAACATCTCCGATGCCAAAAATATTGCTCAACTCATTGGAAAAGCAAAAAAAGTTATTGTCGTTGGTGCAGGATTCATCGGAGTAGAAATTTCACAAATTCTTGCAAAACGAGGACTTGAAGTCACACTTGTCCAAGCCCATCACTACATCTTAAATAAATACCTTGATGAAGTGCCCGCCCGAAGTATTGAACGTATGCTCGAAAAAGAAGGGGTCAAGCTTTCTTTATCCACTTATCCTACAAATATCACCGAACCAAATCAACCAACTCTCGGTTCAGCTATCACCCTTTTTACAAACAATGATAAAGTCTTTGAAGCTGATGCAATCATTTATTCCACAGGATTCCAACCAAATACTTTCTTACTCAAAGGTCAAGCAGAATTGGGCGAACGAGGAGCAATTGAAGTTGATGAATATATGCAGACTAGCAGTCCCGATGTCTTTGCCATAGGAGATTGTGCGACATCAACCGTCTACCGACTAAAAGGCACTCACTATCTGCCTCATGCTGCAGAAGCTTTACGTCAAGGAGAAATCGCCGCAATCAACCTTGCAAAACCTATTTTGAAACTTCGTCCATCGCAAAATACTTATAATATGAATCTAGATGAACGATCAATTTGCTCTGTCGGTATGACAAAAACAAGCGCAGAACAAAACGGCTATAAATGTGGCATCGTAAATTATAGAAATACCTATTTGAACAGTGATAAATATATCAATGCTTATATGGTTTATGAAAAAGAAACTCATCAGATTCTCGGATTACAAATTGAAGGGACATCCCCCGAGATTCCTTCCTATTCCGATTTAATTTCTCTAGCTATTCAATATGATTTAACCGCTGAAGATTTAGAATTTTCCGATTTTTACTTTAAACATAGCTACAAAAATCCCGGAGGAATTATTCGTCCATTGGTTAAACTGATTAGAAAAGAAGATACACAATCCCATTAG
- a CDS encoding ABC transporter permease yields MRIQAIIKRILLQRKGDKRSLALLFVAPLLILSLMYLLLQVPSNVNYRVGIDNQTTETTKHLPADAQLVTQLKKNDKLTIVKVENSKRQTLNDKNLDAVITVQDHKIDVTYTNTDTGKTQVISSVLNGLVQLTQGKRTQAQIQKTVENAVEQAQTATQKATQELIDVAVKAGANPQVLQNTLKKQDSSAGNSSFELPKVQAMSIESHYLYGTSKLNPFDNLAPVLVSFFVFFFVFLISGISLVNERTSGTLTRMLVSPVKRSEIVAGYTVAYGFLAVVQTLLVLVWAKYVLQMKVVGHFGWVILINLLIAMIALMIGLLLSAVSKTEFQFIQFVPIAIVPQFLFSGIINVDTMSQPLQWLAHLMPLYYAVDALVKVVKQGMGFSQISFDLGILFAIVLLLYMLNVVALKALRRT; encoded by the coding sequence ATGAGAATACAAGCAATCATTAAACGAATTCTTCTCCAAAGAAAAGGAGATAAGCGGAGTCTAGCTTTACTTTTTGTTGCTCCACTATTGATTTTGAGCTTGATGTACTTACTTTTGCAAGTTCCCTCAAATGTAAACTATCGCGTAGGTATTGATAATCAAACAACGGAAACAACAAAGCATTTACCAGCGGATGCGCAGCTCGTCACACAACTAAAAAAGAATGATAAACTCACAATTGTAAAAGTTGAAAATAGTAAGCGGCAAACATTAAATGATAAAAATCTGGACGCAGTAATAACCGTTCAAGACCATAAAATAGATGTGACTTATACTAATACCGATACAGGGAAAACTCAGGTTATATCAAGCGTTTTGAACGGGCTTGTCCAATTGACACAGGGAAAGAGGACTCAGGCGCAAATACAAAAAACAGTTGAAAATGCAGTAGAACAGGCTCAAACTGCCACTCAAAAAGCAACACAAGAATTAATTGATGTAGCAGTAAAGGCAGGTGCCAATCCCCAAGTACTGCAAAATACGCTTAAAAAACAGGATTCTAGCGCAGGAAATTCTAGTTTTGAACTACCTAAAGTACAAGCGATGAGTATTGAAAGTCATTACCTTTATGGAACAAGTAAACTCAATCCTTTTGATAATCTTGCTCCGGTTTTAGTTTCTTTCTTTGTATTCTTCTTCGTATTTCTTATTAGTGGTATCAGTCTAGTTAATGAACGAACTTCTGGGACCTTGACTCGGATGCTGGTATCACCTGTCAAACGGAGTGAGATTGTTGCTGGATATACAGTTGCTTATGGTTTTCTTGCTGTTGTTCAGACACTCCTTGTATTAGTATGGGCAAAATATGTTCTCCAAATGAAAGTAGTCGGGCATTTTGGTTGGGTTATTTTGATTAATCTTCTAATTGCGATGATTGCTTTGATGATTGGTTTGCTCTTATCCGCTGTTTCCAAAACAGAATTTCAATTTATTCAATTTGTTCCGATTGCCATCGTTCCTCAGTTTTTGTTTTCGGGAATTATCAATGTTGATACGATGAGTCAACCTTTGCAATGGTTGGCGCATTTGATGCCACTTTACTATGCAGTAGATGCACTTGTGAAAGTAGTTAAGCAAGGAATGGGATTTAGTCAAATTTCTTTCGATTTGGGAATACTTTTTGCCATTGTCTTGCTACTTTATATGCTCAATGTTGTTGCGTTGAAGGCTCTACGAAGAACGTGA
- a CDS encoding ABC transporter ATP-binding protein has translation MENAVSVKNLTVKFDKMPVLNQLSLELKKGEIVGLIGPSGAGKSTFINALLGMVKPDIGEIKIFGKEIPNRQIMAKIGFMAQSDALFTELTGRQNLEFFGSLQGISKKDLAEKMIKSAQIVNLTADLDKRISGYSGGMKRRLSLAIALTADAPLILLDEPTVGIDPELRRDIWDELREQAAKGKAILVTTHVMDEAERCNQVLLLRDGKFVAQGTPVELKTQYDATSIEEVFIKAGQELERSKNMGVDK, from the coding sequence ATGGAGAATGCAGTTTCTGTAAAAAATCTGACAGTAAAGTTTGATAAAATGCCAGTCTTAAATCAACTTTCGTTGGAGCTTAAAAAGGGAGAGATAGTAGGACTTATTGGTCCTTCAGGCGCTGGGAAATCTACCTTTATCAATGCACTCTTAGGGATGGTAAAGCCAGATATTGGTGAAATAAAAATTTTTGGTAAAGAAATCCCTAATCGGCAGATTATGGCTAAGATTGGTTTTATGGCCCAATCAGATGCTCTTTTCACAGAGCTAACTGGCCGCCAGAATCTTGAGTTTTTCGGAAGTCTTCAAGGAATATCAAAAAAAGACTTGGCTGAAAAGATGATAAAATCGGCGCAAATTGTGAATTTGACAGCAGATTTAGATAAACGAATCAGTGGATATTCTGGAGGGATGAAGCGAAGATTGAGTTTGGCAATTGCTCTTACGGCAGATGCCCCACTGATTTTACTAGATGAACCAACTGTTGGGATTGACCCTGAACTTCGCCGTGATATTTGGGATGAGCTACGTGAGCAAGCTGCAAAAGGGAAAGCAATTTTGGTAACAACTCATGTCATGGATGAAGCTGAAAGGTGTAATCAAGTTTTACTCCTACGTGATGGTAAATTTGTAGCACAAGGGACACCAGTAGAGCTTAAAACTCAATATGATGCAACAAGTATTGAGGAAGTCTTTATAAAAGCGGGGCAAGAACTAGAACGCTCAAAAAATATGGGGGTTGACAAATGA
- a CDS encoding TetR/AcrR family transcriptional regulator: protein MTESTITTLYEQTLDKLEHLTERQKLVLRAALKLFASQGFEATSTAQIAAEAGVASGSVYKQFKNKQELLVAVLAPLFQGTLDAMADEFADSAFNIEYETLEDFINALVVDRMTYIHDNFQEIKLLFGQLLTNSIFVTQVKSFFGEQLQKLVIPTINRLQKENKMVNLPHDIIFEMAFGIIVAYFGKILIGLDCRTLEEETKYVSQLLIKALRV from the coding sequence ATGACAGAATCAACAATTACTACACTTTATGAGCAAACTTTAGATAAACTCGAACATCTTACAGAGCGACAAAAGTTAGTTTTACGCGCAGCGTTAAAACTTTTTGCATCGCAGGGTTTTGAAGCGACATCAACTGCTCAAATCGCTGCAGAAGCAGGAGTGGCATCTGGGTCAGTCTATAAACAATTTAAAAATAAACAAGAACTGTTAGTTGCCGTACTTGCTCCCTTGTTTCAGGGAACGTTAGACGCAATGGCAGATGAATTTGCTGATAGTGCGTTTAATATTGAATATGAAACATTAGAAGATTTTATCAACGCTCTGGTAGTGGATCGGATGACCTATATCCACGATAATTTTCAAGAGATAAAGCTGCTTTTCGGACAACTTTTGACAAATTCGATATTTGTGACACAAGTTAAATCGTTTTTTGGAGAGCAACTTCAAAAGTTGGTTATCCCAACAATAAACCGTCTTCAAAAAGAAAACAAGATGGTTAATTTACCTCATGATATTATTTTTGAGATGGCTTTTGGCATAATTGTTGCTTATTTTGGAAAAATACTGATAGGACTTGACTGCAGAACGCTTGAAGAAGAAACAAAGTATGTGAGTCAATTGCTCATTAAAGCATTAAGAGTTTAA
- a CDS encoding pseudouridine synthase yields the protein MRLDKFLAEAGIGTRSSVKILLKKGLVTVAGQVQKDGRFQVDKNSVEVCFDGKPLIYQEFYYYLLNKPQGVVSATKDNIFKTVVQLLDKKDFREDIFPVGRLDKNTEGLLILTNDGALGHDLTQPKKHVEKEYFARIDGKVTNEIIDKFATGLTLKNGEKVKPGELYSEKVYESDTQSGWMSEIRIVIHEGKFHQVKRMFEAVEMYVLYLKRIRMGNLKLDKNLKLGDYRILTIEEIESLKK from the coding sequence ATGAGATTAGACAAATTTTTAGCAGAAGCAGGAATCGGAACACGGAGCAGCGTCAAGATTTTATTAAAAAAAGGTTTAGTGACTGTTGCTGGCCAAGTGCAAAAAGATGGGCGTTTTCAAGTTGATAAAAATTCAGTTGAAGTTTGTTTTGATGGGAAACCGCTCATTTATCAGGAGTTTTATTATTATTTGTTGAATAAACCCCAAGGCGTTGTATCAGCTACGAAAGATAATATTTTTAAAACAGTTGTCCAGCTACTAGATAAAAAAGACTTTCGTGAAGATATCTTTCCTGTTGGACGATTGGATAAAAATACAGAAGGGCTTCTTATCTTAACCAATGATGGTGCGTTAGGTCATGATCTGACTCAGCCCAAAAAGCACGTGGAGAAAGAATACTTCGCGCGAATTGATGGAAAAGTGACAAATGAAATTATTGATAAATTTGCAACAGGCTTGACTCTAAAAAATGGAGAAAAAGTGAAACCAGGCGAGCTTTACTCAGAAAAAGTGTATGAAAGTGACACGCAAAGTGGCTGGATGAGTGAGATTCGCATTGTTATCCACGAAGGGAAATTTCATCAAGTTAAGCGAATGTTTGAAGCCGTAGAAATGTACGTTCTTTACCTTAAACGAATAAGAATGGGCAATCTAAAATTGGATAAAAATCTAAAGCTAGGAGATTACCGTATTTTAACAATAGAAGAAATTGAAAGTTTAAAAAAGTGA
- the mnmE gene encoding tRNA uridine-5-carboxymethylaminomethyl(34) synthesis GTPase MnmE, whose translation MSLTQEFDTIAAISTPLGEGAISIVRLSGTDALIIADRIFRGKTLKNVASHTINYGHIFENDTLIDEVMVSVMRAPKTFTREDIVEINTHGGIAVTQEILQVLLRNGARLAEPGEFTKRAFLNGRMDLAQAESVMDLIRAKTDKAANIAVKQLDGSLSHLINSIRREILEALAQVEVNIDYPEYDDVETMTSQMLVEKTAHFEQLLRGLLATSRRGKILREGLKTAIIGRPNVGKSSLLNQLLREEKAIVTDIAGTTRDSITEFANIGGVPLELIDTAGIRETDDVVEAIGVERSKKALSEADLVLLVLNASEQLTKNDEELLELSANTNRIILLNKTDLSEKIEIDKLPVDFIRISALKNENLDAVEQRINSIFFAGEIEAADGNVLSNARHVALVEKALSALTEANNSLYQGLPVDLVQVDITRCWQLLGEITGEAAPDELITQLFSQFCLGK comes from the coding sequence ATGAGCTTAACACAAGAATTTGATACAATCGCGGCGATTTCAACGCCGCTTGGTGAGGGAGCGATTTCCATTGTTCGACTTTCGGGAACAGATGCTCTCATTATTGCTGACAGAATTTTTCGAGGAAAAACGCTTAAAAACGTTGCTTCACACACGATAAATTATGGACATATTTTTGAAAACGATACTTTGATTGACGAAGTTATGGTGTCTGTCATGCGTGCTCCAAAAACATTTACGCGCGAAGATATCGTTGAGATTAATACTCACGGCGGGATTGCTGTGACACAAGAAATTTTGCAGGTTTTATTGCGCAATGGTGCCAGACTAGCTGAACCTGGTGAATTTACAAAGCGTGCCTTTTTAAATGGGCGTATGGATTTGGCACAAGCTGAGTCCGTGATGGATTTGATTCGGGCAAAGACAGATAAGGCAGCAAATATCGCTGTCAAACAACTAGATGGTTCACTTTCTCATTTGATTAACAGTATTCGCAGAGAAATTTTGGAAGCTTTAGCGCAAGTTGAGGTCAATATTGATTATCCTGAATACGATGATGTAGAAACAATGACTTCACAAATGTTAGTGGAAAAAACTGCTCATTTTGAGCAACTTTTGCGTGGGTTACTCGCAACAAGTAGACGTGGAAAAATCCTCCGTGAAGGGTTGAAAACCGCAATCATTGGACGACCAAATGTTGGAAAATCTTCACTTCTCAATCAACTTCTTCGTGAAGAAAAAGCGATTGTAACTGATATTGCAGGCACTACAAGAGATAGCATTACTGAATTTGCTAATATTGGCGGCGTCCCTTTAGAGTTGATTGACACTGCGGGAATTCGTGAAACTGATGATGTCGTTGAAGCGATTGGTGTTGAACGCTCAAAAAAAGCACTCTCCGAGGCTGACCTTGTCTTGCTAGTGCTTAATGCTTCAGAGCAATTGACAAAAAATGACGAAGAACTCCTAGAACTGTCAGCAAATACTAACCGAATCATTTTGCTTAATAAAACTGATTTATCTGAAAAAATTGAGATTGACAAACTTCCTGTAGACTTCATTCGTATTTCTGCCCTAAAAAATGAAAATCTAGATGCCGTTGAACAAAGAATTAACAGTATTTTCTTCGCAGGCGAGATTGAAGCCGCTGACGGAAATGTCCTATCAAATGCGCGTCATGTTGCACTCGTTGAAAAAGCACTGTCAGCACTGACAGAAGCTAATAATAGTTTATATCAAGGACTTCCCGTTGATTTAGTACAAGTTGACATCACGCGCTGCTGGCAACTTCTCGGCGAAATTACTGGCGAAGCCGCACCAGATGAGCTTATCACGCAACTTTTCTCGCAATTTTGCCTTGGTAAATAA
- a CDS encoding MFS transporter, whose amino-acid sequence MKSLRKNKTFTSLLFSSIFSMLGTSLFNIVFLIYASEFPNPKIMISIAEICVLIPVLFAAYTGFLSDKTKSKANAMIRSSWCQGILFLFLTFLIMEKNVITFISIAIVKILTDLITSYKSGLRAPILQNNLAKEEVQPAFGQLQGLSSIVEIVGQPLGVTILAISHQSFILVVLINGILYLLSGFFLLIFRKNLTSSTTNFDENLKINIRESFSQIRKLFMINSSSNFLILLFSLVFVNFILAGIGPLLSLSMLKFNPFPVSYGTAVMIFNVVLMSGMLTGSLIMEDKLKKQPLSNLLLFTFLMVAIFSGLILHFGLFALFFLFVLAYIAAKVNPKINQLILENISPENLGKISGGITTIFTISIPFGGVVFVSLANLIGVSTTFYIISGLAFLIFCILLFPEISKKVRS is encoded by the coding sequence ATGAAGTCACTAAGAAAAAATAAGACATTCACTTCATTGTTATTCAGTTCGATTTTTTCTATGCTTGGTACAAGCTTGTTTAACATTGTTTTTTTAATTTACGCAAGTGAGTTTCCTAATCCTAAAATAATGATTTCAATAGCAGAAATTTGTGTTCTTATTCCTGTTTTATTTGCGGCTTATACAGGTTTTTTATCGGATAAGACAAAAAGTAAAGCAAATGCTATGATTCGTTCAAGTTGGTGTCAAGGGATTTTGTTTCTTTTTCTGACATTTTTAATAATGGAGAAAAATGTTATAACTTTTATTTCAATTGCTATAGTTAAAATCTTAACCGACTTGATTACTAGCTATAAGTCTGGTTTGCGGGCTCCAATTTTACAAAACAATCTTGCTAAAGAAGAAGTACAACCAGCTTTTGGACAGCTTCAAGGTCTGTCATCGATTGTTGAAATTGTAGGCCAGCCATTAGGAGTGACAATCTTAGCGATTTCACATCAATCATTTATTTTAGTAGTCTTGATAAATGGAATTTTATACTTATTGAGTGGCTTCTTTTTGTTAATTTTTCGTAAAAATCTTACTTCAAGCACCACAAATTTTGACGAAAATCTTAAAATCAATATTAGGGAAAGTTTCTCGCAAATTCGTAAACTTTTCATGATTAATAGTTCATCAAATTTTTTGATTCTGCTCTTTTCTTTAGTTTTTGTTAACTTTATCTTAGCAGGAATAGGCCCTTTATTGAGTTTGAGTATGCTAAAATTTAATCCATTTCCAGTAAGTTATGGAACAGCTGTAATGATTTTCAATGTTGTTTTGATGTCAGGGATGCTCACAGGGTCGCTTATAATGGAGGATAAGTTGAAGAAGCAGCCTCTTTCAAATTTGTTGCTCTTTACCTTTCTTATGGTTGCCATTTTTTCAGGTTTAATTCTCCATTTTGGTTTGTTCGCACTGTTCTTCTTGTTTGTACTAGCTTATATTGCTGCGAAAGTAAATCCCAAGATTAATCAATTGATTTTGGAAAATATCTCTCCCGAAAATTTAGGAAAAATTAGTGGTGGCATAACAACAATCTTCACAATTTCAATACCATTTGGTGGAGTTGTTTTTGTATCTTTAGCGAATCTAATAGGTGTCTCTACCACATTTTATATTATTTCGGGATTAGCGTTTCTTATTTTCTGTATACTGCTCTTTCCAGAAATTTCTAAAAAAGTTAGAAGTTAA
- a CDS encoding lanthionine synthetase LanC family protein — MKIINENKVGNIGLNGLTGYLWNLSLMGYSEIIDEKIEYLLTKLNGSFLHLTGKNYSPYVLNGSSGLALFLMNYNFKKYETQIISISNGMNVKFAKSMDFEKGLLGISYFLLEVYKKTGDKKYLNWVDEQLQTCQVFVKNKKLYNFYTKNYEEDFLKGYKGYLFVKEMRERL, encoded by the coding sequence ATGAAAATTATTAATGAAAATAAAGTTGGTAATATCGGACTCAATGGTTTAACGGGTTACTTGTGGAATTTATCATTGATGGGTTATAGTGAAATAATTGATGAAAAGATTGAATATTTGCTGACAAAGTTGAATGGCTCATTTTTACACTTAACTGGTAAAAATTATTCTCCCTATGTATTGAATGGTTCTAGTGGGTTAGCATTGTTTTTAATGAATTATAATTTTAAAAAATATGAAACTCAAATTATAAGTATCTCAAATGGAATGAATGTAAAATTTGCGAAATCAATGGATTTTGAGAAAGGATTGCTAGGAATATCATATTTTTTATTGGAAGTTTATAAAAAGACAGGAGATAAAAAATATTTGAATTGGGTAGATGAGCAACTCCAAACTTGTCAAGTCTTTGTTAAGAACAAAAAATTATACAACTTTTATACTAAAAATTATGAAGAAGATTTCCTGAAAGGATATAAAGGTTATCTATTTGTTAAAGAGATGAGGGAGAGATTATGA
- a CDS encoding Rgg/GadR/MutR family transcriptional regulator translates to MDIETGRIFRELRREKGISLAEASNGVLSVSQLSHFERGEGDLTIEKFFALLQNMDISINEFSMFSKKDSSSALFEQAGKLEQEGNIDDLFKLYENERIIYRKTKEKQAQLNEIALKSILINYGKFERLTVIEQEVLESYFYEIKEWKFSNLRFFAFTLSQMDIESILFYLDDILEQDRLNDNDLVLMILRNTIYVLEQNNQKEKAKIYMNKFKSLIPEVGTVEIGISYATQEANLYEISGNFGAAIKILEKIAETYENFFMPKKSKIYREEIKKLQQKL, encoded by the coding sequence ATGGATATAGAAACTGGACGAATATTTCGAGAATTGAGAAGAGAAAAAGGTATATCATTAGCCGAAGCGAGCAACGGAGTCTTATCAGTTTCCCAGCTTTCGCATTTTGAACGAGGAGAGGGAGATTTAACAATCGAAAAATTTTTTGCTTTGCTTCAAAATATGGATATATCAATAAATGAATTTTCAATGTTCTCGAAAAAGGACTCGTCTTCAGCCCTATTTGAACAAGCTGGAAAGCTAGAGCAGGAGGGTAATATAGATGATTTATTTAAACTATATGAAAATGAGCGAATAATATATAGAAAGACAAAAGAAAAACAAGCACAACTGAATGAAATTGCACTAAAATCAATCTTGATTAACTATGGAAAATTTGAACGATTAACGGTAATTGAGCAGGAAGTTTTAGAAAGTTATTTTTATGAAATCAAAGAATGGAAATTTTCAAATCTAAGATTTTTCGCTTTCACACTTTCGCAAATGGATATTGAATCTATACTTTTTTACTTAGATGATATTCTGGAACAAGATAGATTGAATGATAATGATTTAGTTTTGATGATTTTGAGAAATACAATCTACGTACTGGAGCAAAACAATCAGAAAGAAAAAGCAAAAATTTATATGAATAAATTTAAGTCCTTAATCCCAGAAGTCGGAACGGTAGAAATAGGTATTTCCTATGCAACACAAGAGGCAAACCTGTATGAAATTTCTGGTAATTTTGGTGCAGCGATTAAAATTTTAGAAAAGATAGCTGAAACTTACGAAAATTTCTTTATGCCCAAAAAATCAAAAATTTACAGAGAAGAAATAAAAAAGTTACAACAAAAGTTGTGA